A portion of the Streptomyces platensis genome contains these proteins:
- a CDS encoding HAD family hydrolase, whose product MTAPDRVRLICTDFDGTLLNTAGTVGPVTRSALAVAADHGLPVAGVTGRPLRDALAVARDHGLGGLVVCSNGAVTAEVDSGRVVMCRGFAGPEVGPVLGRLRARLPGVVLGVDSLRGLFLEPDFAALVPDCWPHQQVPDAFASLARDDQVVKILAVHPTVPGPALAEPLTRPEDGLKTTCSTPYFLEISPRDVDKGVSLRWLARYYGTRITATAAIGDMPNDLPMLHTAGLAAAVANAHRDVRRAADLIVPSNDEEGVADLIMMVCHAGQEAPYADR is encoded by the coding sequence GTGACCGCGCCGGACCGCGTCCGGCTCATCTGTACCGATTTCGACGGCACGCTGCTGAACACGGCCGGGACCGTCGGTCCGGTGACCCGGAGCGCCCTTGCCGTGGCGGCGGACCACGGCCTGCCGGTGGCGGGTGTCACCGGCAGGCCGCTGCGCGATGCCCTGGCCGTGGCGCGCGACCACGGCCTGGGCGGCCTGGTGGTGTGCAGCAACGGGGCGGTCACCGCCGAGGTGGACAGCGGGCGGGTGGTGATGTGCCGGGGCTTCGCCGGGCCCGAGGTGGGTCCGGTGCTCGGGCGGCTACGGGCCCGGCTGCCGGGCGTGGTGTTGGGGGTCGACTCGCTCCGGGGGCTGTTCCTGGAGCCGGACTTCGCCGCTCTGGTGCCCGACTGCTGGCCTCATCAGCAGGTCCCCGATGCGTTCGCCTCACTCGCCCGGGACGACCAGGTGGTCAAGATTCTGGCCGTCCATCCCACCGTGCCGGGACCGGCGCTCGCCGAACCCCTCACCCGGCCGGAGGACGGCCTCAAAACCACCTGTTCCACCCCGTACTTTCTGGAGATCTCGCCGCGGGACGTGGACAAGGGCGTGTCCCTGCGCTGGCTGGCCAGGTACTACGGCACCCGGATCACCGCCACCGCCGCGATCGGGGACATGCCGAACGATCTGCCGATGCTGCACACTGCCGGGCTTGCCGCCGCGGTGGCCAACGCCCACCGGGACGTCCGGCGGGCTGCCGATCTGATCGTGCCCAGCAACGACGAGGAAGGAGTGGCGGACCTCATCATGATGGTGTGCCATGCGGGACAGGAGGCCCCGTACGCGGACCGTTGA
- a CDS encoding LysR family transcriptional regulator — MNIDLRHLRCFLAVAEEGGFTAAGRRLHLAQPTLTRNIRSLEDSLGVRLFERSTRRTELTDKGQTLRDTVAPLLRQLDSALQDLQKGEKLRIGFSWGLPQGLSRLATRFGEEAGVGVEFIRCDTPQAGLDTGQAHLGLLRGEPLPKGLRTVLLYEESRIAAVPASWQLAERTALDWAELADLPLIINTVSGTTFPDMWPDGRRPAVGAECRNMDEWLEQVAVGLGVGTAPVSAARRYTHPSVRLVPLTGAPTVRAYLAYPSHGAHPQAARFADLAWRAAEELQE, encoded by the coding sequence ATGAACATCGACCTGCGTCATCTGCGCTGCTTTCTGGCCGTAGCCGAGGAAGGCGGCTTCACGGCCGCCGGCCGCCGCCTGCATCTCGCCCAGCCCACCCTGACCCGCAACATCAGGTCACTTGAGGACTCCCTGGGCGTCCGGCTCTTCGAACGCAGCACCCGCAGAACGGAGCTGACCGACAAAGGACAAACCCTGCGCGACACCGTCGCCCCGCTGCTGCGCCAACTCGATTCGGCGCTGCAGGATTTACAGAAAGGGGAGAAACTGCGCATCGGGTTCAGTTGGGGACTTCCCCAGGGTTTGTCGCGACTCGCCACCCGCTTCGGCGAGGAGGCCGGGGTCGGCGTCGAATTCATCCGCTGTGACACCCCCCAGGCCGGACTCGACACCGGCCAGGCCCACCTGGGCCTGCTGCGCGGCGAACCCCTGCCGAAGGGCCTGCGCACCGTCCTCCTCTACGAGGAGTCCCGCATCGCGGCGGTCCCCGCGAGCTGGCAGCTGGCCGAGCGCACCGCACTCGACTGGGCGGAGCTCGCCGACCTGCCACTGATCATCAACACCGTCAGCGGCACCACCTTCCCCGACATGTGGCCCGACGGCCGGCGCCCCGCGGTCGGCGCCGAATGCCGCAACATGGACGAATGGCTGGAGCAGGTGGCCGTCGGCCTCGGCGTCGGCACCGCCCCGGTCTCCGCCGCCCGCCGCTACACCCACCCCTCCGTCCGCCTCGTCCCCCTCACCGGCGCCCCCACCGTCCGCGCCTACCTCGCCTACCCCTCCCACGGCGCCCACCCCCAGGCCGCCCGCTTCGCCGACCTGGCCTGGCGGGCGGCCGAGGAACTACAGGAGTAG
- a CDS encoding alpha/beta fold hydrolase, with protein sequence MPVIDTRNGPLEHVLIDGDPDLAPLVFLHGGLGCLAAWGRFPARLAAATGRRALVYSRHGNGGSGPDPLPRTPRYMHEHAHDVLPELLGALGLHRPVLVGHSDGASMALLYASAHPVEAVIGMGPHMYFEEENRVGIENARASYDAGPLARKMAMVHDDPRGVFDRWSGVWLSPAFRSWSLENDLDVTAPVLMIQGDADEYGSLAQVDAVERAVSGPFRRLVPEGCDHYPHLVRPDLVTDTVCDFLAGQAQSVEAAR encoded by the coding sequence GTGCCCGTAATCGATACGCGCAACGGTCCCCTGGAACATGTCCTGATCGACGGTGACCCGGACCTGGCGCCCCTGGTCTTCCTGCACGGCGGACTCGGCTGCCTCGCGGCCTGGGGACGCTTCCCCGCCCGGCTGGCCGCCGCCACCGGACGCCGCGCCCTGGTCTACTCCCGCCACGGCAACGGCGGCAGCGGCCCCGACCCGCTGCCGCGCACCCCCCGCTATATGCACGAGCACGCCCACGACGTGCTGCCCGAACTGCTGGGCGCGCTGGGCCTGCACCGCCCCGTTCTGGTCGGCCACAGCGACGGCGCGTCCATGGCCCTGCTGTACGCCTCGGCGCACCCCGTCGAGGCCGTCATCGGGATGGGCCCGCACATGTACTTCGAGGAGGAGAACCGCGTCGGCATCGAGAACGCCCGCGCCTCCTACGACGCGGGCCCGCTCGCCAGGAAGATGGCCATGGTGCATGACGACCCCCGGGGCGTCTTCGACCGCTGGAGCGGGGTCTGGCTCTCGCCCGCCTTCCGCAGCTGGTCCCTGGAGAACGACCTCGACGTCACCGCGCCGGTGCTGATGATCCAGGGGGACGCGGACGAGTACGGCTCGCTGGCCCAGGTCGACGCCGTCGAGCGCGCCGTCAGCGGCCCGTTCCGGCGCCTGGTCCCCGAGGGCTGCGACCACTACCCCCATCTGGTCCGCCCCGACCTCGTCACCGACACCGTGTGCGACTTCCTCGCCGGGCAGGCGCAGTCCGTGGAGGCCGCCCGATGA
- a CDS encoding amino acid adenylation domain-containing protein: MSAPASVRLDALLARSARVHPDRTALEGAGESWTYAQLDRAVDALADRLTADGVTPGDRVGVYAPKTPATVIALYAALRAGAVTAPLDTADPPERTARMIRNAGLSLLVTVDRALTGAQRAATRARDGAPADADVLGHGLHRLQILAPEERPAPLPAPTDSGGYLLFTSGSTGWPKGVLLSHENVAHYALWAAGEFGLTPDDRIGSQAALTFDLTTFDLFSAAAAGACTVLMPDLLRAFPRDVVGWLTEQRITAFMAVPSLYHNMLQQGGIADAPPPALRIAAFGGEAFAPELLERYLRLLDGVPFYNLYGPTETNACTYYRVPADWTADRELPIGRGIGGVHIEVLDGDGAPTDGEGEIHIAGPVVFQGYLRGGAPDDPTTTVTCRDGVARRAYASGDLGRITPDGLVFLRGRRDNQVKRRGHRIDLMDVENAVLELPRIATAAVVAKDGPHAGEIWAYAQTDATEREVLAALREVLPRRMLPDRIVPLATLPTTTSGKVDRRALRDTSGHPAAPALPEEITV; the protein is encoded by the coding sequence ATGAGCGCGCCGGCCTCCGTACGCCTCGATGCCCTGCTGGCCCGCTCGGCGCGGGTCCACCCCGACCGCACCGCCCTGGAGGGGGCCGGTGAGAGCTGGACATACGCCCAACTCGACCGCGCCGTGGACGCGTTGGCGGACCGGCTGACCGCCGATGGTGTGACGCCGGGCGACCGGGTCGGCGTCTACGCTCCCAAGACCCCGGCCACCGTCATCGCCCTGTACGCGGCGCTGCGGGCCGGTGCGGTGACCGCGCCGCTGGACACCGCCGACCCGCCGGAGCGCACCGCCCGGATGATCCGCAACGCGGGGCTGTCCCTGCTGGTGACCGTCGACCGGGCCCTGACCGGGGCCCAACGGGCCGCCACCCGCGCCCGCGACGGCGCTCCGGCCGACGCGGACGTCCTCGGCCACGGTCTGCACCGGCTGCAAATCCTCGCCCCCGAGGAGCGGCCCGCGCCGCTGCCCGCGCCGACCGACTCCGGCGGCTACCTCCTCTTCACCTCCGGCAGCACCGGCTGGCCCAAGGGCGTGCTGCTCTCGCACGAGAACGTCGCCCACTACGCGCTGTGGGCCGCCGGTGAGTTCGGCCTCACCCCGGACGACCGGATCGGCTCACAGGCCGCGCTCACCTTCGACCTGACCACCTTCGACCTGTTCAGTGCCGCCGCCGCGGGGGCCTGTACGGTCCTGATGCCGGATCTGCTGCGGGCCTTCCCGCGCGATGTCGTGGGCTGGCTGACCGAACAGCGCATCACCGCCTTCATGGCCGTGCCGTCGCTCTACCACAACATGCTCCAGCAGGGCGGTATCGCCGACGCCCCGCCGCCCGCCCTGCGCATCGCGGCCTTCGGCGGGGAGGCGTTCGCGCCCGAACTGCTGGAGCGCTATCTGCGGCTGCTGGACGGGGTGCCGTTCTACAACCTGTACGGGCCGACCGAGACCAACGCCTGCACCTACTACCGGGTGCCGGCCGACTGGACCGCCGACCGGGAGCTGCCCATCGGCCGCGGGATCGGCGGCGTCCACATCGAGGTGCTCGACGGGGACGGCGCGCCCACCGACGGCGAGGGCGAGATCCATATCGCCGGGCCCGTCGTCTTCCAGGGCTATCTGCGCGGCGGCGCCCCCGACGACCCCACCACCACCGTCACCTGCCGCGACGGCGTGGCCCGCCGCGCCTACGCCAGCGGCGACCTCGGCCGGATCACCCCGGACGGCCTGGTCTTCCTGCGCGGCCGGCGCGACAACCAGGTCAAGCGGCGCGGTCACCGTATCGACCTGATGGACGTGGAGAACGCCGTCCTGGAGCTGCCGCGGATCGCCACCGCCGCGGTCGTCGCCAAGGACGGCCCGCACGCCGGCGAGATCTGGGCCTACGCACAGACCGACGCCACCGAACGGGAGGTCCTGGCCGCGCTGCGCGAGGTGCTGCCCCGGCGGATGCTGCCGGACCGGATCGTTCCGCTCGCCACCCTGCCCACCACCACCAGCGGGAAGGTCGACCGCCGCGCGCTGCGCGACACCAGCGGCCACCCCGCGGCCCCCGCACTCCCCGAGGAGATCACCGTATGA
- a CDS encoding acyl carrier protein: MNSVEELCTLIGSRITWGPGEDAGSLDADTPLLERGLVDSLAIMEIVAALDKEAGVSLPDTEIVAANFRSPKALWAAIEKLSAEGGK; encoded by the coding sequence ATGAACAGCGTCGAAGAACTCTGCACCCTCATCGGCAGCCGGATCACCTGGGGGCCCGGCGAGGACGCCGGCTCCCTGGACGCCGACACCCCGCTGCTGGAACGGGGCTTGGTCGACTCGCTGGCGATCATGGAGATCGTCGCGGCGCTCGACAAGGAGGCCGGTGTCAGCCTGCCCGACACCGAGATCGTCGCCGCCAACTTCCGCAGCCCCAAGGCACTGTGGGCCGCCATCGAGAAGCTCTCCGCCGAGGGCGGCAAATGA
- a CDS encoding acyl-CoA dehydrogenase family protein, producing the protein MSAAATAALCTGAPETEGFVDSYRELATPVLKQLAGQDFRAQWQAMADLGVLRLAAPDATAPGPVTRSLAMIEGIGLAGADPGLCYALASQIFGMQFPLRDALGADAWRAVADVQEGRELLCHALTERGGGSDPFSMETRARRDGDGFVLDGAKTFITAAPVADRAIVFARTAEGRSPFALSAFLFPLDLPGIRRGETFTKTALPTVPMGELLFEGARLPASALLGQEGSGLAVMASTTAWERSLVLGYALGPMRRLLARTTDWAAERDHFGRRMGASHQVAGRVSEMALALHRSRVQLYAMAARLDAGTPARQLAAAAALTKISVSEDYVRMTEHATALSGVRAFLPGFDLAADLAAPMAALTYAGPNDLLRVGVARQLGLPVEN; encoded by the coding sequence ATGAGCGCGGCGGCCACCGCGGCGCTGTGCACCGGCGCACCGGAGACCGAGGGGTTCGTCGACAGCTACCGGGAGCTGGCCACACCGGTGCTCAAGCAGCTCGCCGGCCAGGACTTCCGCGCACAGTGGCAGGCCATGGCCGACCTCGGGGTGCTCCGGCTGGCCGCGCCGGACGCCACGGCACCCGGCCCGGTCACCCGCTCGCTCGCCATGATCGAGGGGATCGGTCTGGCCGGCGCCGACCCGGGCCTGTGCTACGCGCTGGCCTCGCAGATCTTCGGGATGCAGTTCCCGCTGCGGGACGCCCTCGGCGCCGACGCCTGGCGGGCGGTCGCCGACGTCCAGGAGGGCCGGGAGCTGCTGTGCCACGCGCTGACCGAACGCGGCGGCGGCAGCGACCCGTTCTCCATGGAGACCCGCGCCCGGCGGGACGGGGACGGCTTCGTGCTCGACGGCGCCAAGACGTTCATCACCGCAGCCCCGGTGGCCGACCGGGCGATCGTCTTCGCCCGTACCGCCGAGGGACGCTCCCCGTTCGCGCTGTCCGCGTTCCTCTTCCCGCTCGATCTGCCGGGGATCCGCCGCGGTGAGACCTTCACCAAGACGGCGCTGCCCACCGTGCCAATGGGGGAGCTCCTCTTCGAGGGCGCCCGGCTGCCGGCGAGCGCGCTGCTCGGCCAGGAGGGCTCCGGGCTGGCGGTGATGGCCTCCACCACCGCCTGGGAGCGGTCCCTCGTCCTCGGTTACGCCCTCGGCCCGATGCGGCGCCTCCTGGCCCGTACCACCGACTGGGCCGCGGAGCGCGACCACTTCGGCCGCCGCATGGGCGCGAGCCACCAGGTCGCGGGGCGGGTCAGCGAGATGGCCCTGGCGCTGCACCGCTCCCGCGTCCAGCTCTACGCGATGGCCGCCCGGCTCGACGCCGGTACACCCGCCCGGCAGCTGGCCGCCGCGGCGGCCCTCACCAAGATCTCCGTCTCCGAGGACTACGTACGGATGACCGAGCACGCCACCGCGCTGTCCGGCGTCCGGGCCTTCCTCCCCGGCTTCGACCTCGCCGCCGACCTTGCCGCCCCCATGGCCGCCCTCACCTACGCCGGTCCGAACGACCTGCTGCGTGTGGGTGTGGCCCGGCAACTCGGCCTGCCCGTCGAGAACTGA
- a CDS encoding acyl-CoA dehydrogenase family protein produces the protein MTLPTPLDDLLKLAAKTGERLAPLAADTDAGHDNGHESYRVLRESGLLALLAPREAGGAGLGFGDYWRVLAELGVHHGAAALGFNMHHVVIGALADAAGTRLPPAAEAFRAWMLDEVVNGRKLFASATSETGRGAKLRGMQTRYRLSDDGSHYLLSGRKSMVSLAGAADYYVVAAAPEGGGEDTGEASHFVVAADDPGVSFGTVPQLSAMYGTSTAPMTLDEVPVPRSRLYLGVEGMSLFKVVREPHWMIAGYTGAYLGIAEALFQHTVDHVTASPARADSPVVQQELGRMSARLRAARALVHEAGDLVTAQRGSLEANAMVHAAKYVVGEVGPQLAQDALRLCGSAAISRSHPLERLIREAQFAHVMPAKPQECLEYLGKAAVGVNLYDARAFAW, from the coding sequence ATGACGCTGCCGACCCCCCTCGACGATCTCCTCAAACTCGCCGCGAAGACGGGCGAACGGCTCGCCCCGCTCGCCGCGGACACCGACGCCGGACACGACAACGGCCACGAGAGCTACCGCGTCCTGCGCGAGTCCGGTCTGCTCGCCCTGCTCGCCCCCCGGGAGGCGGGCGGCGCCGGCCTCGGCTTCGGCGACTACTGGCGGGTGCTGGCCGAACTCGGTGTGCACCACGGCGCCGCCGCCCTCGGCTTCAACATGCACCATGTCGTCATCGGCGCGCTCGCCGATGCCGCCGGCACCCGGCTGCCCCCGGCCGCCGAGGCCTTCCGCGCCTGGATGCTGGACGAGGTCGTGAACGGCCGCAAGCTGTTCGCCTCCGCCACCTCCGAGACCGGCCGCGGCGCCAAGCTCCGCGGTATGCAGACCCGTTACCGCCTGTCCGACGACGGCAGCCACTACCTCCTCAGCGGCAGGAAGTCGATGGTGTCGCTGGCCGGCGCCGCCGACTACTACGTCGTCGCGGCCGCCCCCGAGGGCGGCGGTGAGGACACCGGCGAGGCCTCGCACTTCGTCGTCGCCGCCGACGACCCCGGGGTCAGCTTCGGCACCGTGCCGCAGCTGTCCGCGATGTACGGCACCAGCACCGCCCCGATGACGCTGGACGAGGTCCCGGTCCCCCGCTCCCGGCTCTACCTCGGCGTCGAGGGCATGTCCCTGTTCAAGGTCGTCCGCGAACCGCACTGGATGATCGCCGGCTACACCGGCGCCTACCTCGGCATCGCCGAGGCCCTCTTCCAGCACACCGTCGACCATGTCACCGCCTCCCCCGCCCGCGCGGACTCGCCCGTGGTGCAGCAGGAGCTGGGCCGGATGTCCGCCCGGCTGCGGGCCGCCCGCGCCCTGGTGCACGAGGCCGGTGATCTCGTCACCGCGCAGCGCGGCAGCCTGGAGGCCAACGCCATGGTGCACGCCGCCAAGTACGTGGTCGGCGAGGTCGGCCCGCAGCTCGCCCAGGACGCGCTGCGGCTGTGCGGCTCGGCCGCGATCAGCCGCAGCCATCCGCTGGAGCGGCTGATCCGCGAGGCGCAGTTCGCCCATGTGATGCCGGCCAAACCGCAGGAGTGCCTGGAGTACCTGGGCAAGGCCGCCGTCGGGGTCAACCTCTACGACGCCCGGGCGTTCGCATGGTGA
- a CDS encoding flavin reductase family protein encodes MVTPVQDELAVTRDAFRALMSAHPSGVAVITTADAGGTPYGFTCTALCSVSLDPPQLLVCAGNNGSTLPVLAARGAFTVNLLHGAGRRAAEAFAGPAAERFCTVPWRPAPVTGLPALTEDAHATAECRVARLIPAGDHTIVLGEVLGIRTHTPAADEAPLLYGMRRYATWPA; translated from the coding sequence ATGGTGACCCCCGTCCAGGACGAACTGGCGGTGACCCGGGACGCGTTCCGGGCCCTGATGAGCGCGCACCCCAGCGGCGTCGCCGTCATCACCACCGCCGACGCCGGGGGCACACCGTACGGCTTCACCTGCACCGCCCTGTGCTCGGTCTCCCTCGACCCGCCGCAGCTGCTGGTGTGCGCGGGCAACAACGGCAGCACCCTGCCGGTCCTCGCCGCCCGCGGGGCCTTCACCGTCAACCTGCTGCACGGCGCGGGGCGGCGGGCCGCCGAGGCGTTCGCCGGGCCGGCCGCCGAGCGCTTTTGCACCGTCCCGTGGCGGCCCGCGCCCGTCACCGGCCTGCCGGCGCTGACCGAGGACGCCCATGCCACCGCCGAGTGCCGGGTCGCCCGGCTCATCCCGGCCGGCGATCACACCATCGTGCTCGGCGAGGTGCTGGGCATCCGGACGCACACCCCGGCCGCCGACGAGGCGCCGCTGCTGTACGGCATGCGCCGCTACGCCACCTGGCCGGCCTGA
- the panD gene encoding aspartate 1-decarboxylase produces MYRTLMKSKIHRATVTQADLHYVGSVTVDADLMKAANLMAGEKVDIVDIDNGARLSTYVIEGPAGSGVIGINGAAARLISPGDLVILIAYAAMTDDEAASFVPNVVFVDAHNGISRVGGDPAEVPEGSGLRRGDLVAN; encoded by the coding sequence ATGTACCGCACCCTGATGAAGTCGAAGATCCACCGCGCCACCGTCACCCAGGCCGATCTGCACTACGTCGGCTCGGTGACCGTCGACGCCGACCTGATGAAGGCCGCGAACCTGATGGCCGGCGAGAAGGTCGACATCGTCGACATCGACAACGGCGCCCGGCTGTCCACCTACGTCATCGAGGGCCCGGCCGGCTCCGGCGTCATCGGCATCAACGGCGCCGCGGCCCGGCTCATCAGCCCCGGCGACCTCGTCATCCTCATCGCCTACGCCGCCATGACGGACGACGAGGCGGCCTCCTTCGTCCCGAACGTCGTCTTCGTCGACGCCCACAACGGCATCAGCAGGGTGGGCGGCGACCCGGCCGAGGTGCCCGAGGGCTCGGGCCTTAGGCGCGGCGACCTCGTCGCCAACTGA
- a CDS encoding SDR family NAD(P)-dependent oxidoreductase produces the protein MTLSVVSGGTRGIGRTLSLRLAALGHRVIALYRGDDAAAQQTAKAGDGRIETLRCDLARPAEIRAVGARITDGYGAPAVLVNNAGVNRDRPFLSMADEDWDTVLATNLSGPFHLTRALAPAMVAADGGSIVNVASTTAIRPRANGANYCASKAGLLQLTKCLALELAPHIRVNALLPGFTDTEEVTERYRLDDPERLAAVLDTIPGRRLGTADDMADALEFLVTARSGYVTGQQLVVDGGHFMG, from the coding sequence ATGACGCTCTCCGTGGTCAGCGGCGGCACCCGCGGCATCGGACGGACACTGAGCCTCCGGCTCGCCGCCCTCGGCCACCGGGTGATCGCCCTCTACCGCGGTGACGACGCCGCCGCGCAGCAGACCGCGAAGGCCGGCGACGGCCGGATCGAGACGCTGCGCTGCGACCTCGCCCGGCCCGCGGAGATCCGGGCGGTCGGCGCCCGGATCACCGACGGGTACGGCGCGCCCGCCGTTCTCGTCAACAACGCCGGTGTCAACCGCGACCGGCCGTTCCTGTCGATGGCCGACGAGGACTGGGACACGGTGCTGGCCACCAATCTCTCCGGCCCCTTCCACCTCACCCGGGCCCTGGCGCCCGCGATGGTGGCGGCCGACGGCGGCAGCATCGTCAACGTCGCCTCCACCACGGCGATCCGGCCCCGGGCGAACGGCGCCAACTACTGCGCGAGCAAGGCGGGCCTGCTCCAGCTCACCAAGTGCCTGGCCCTCGAACTCGCCCCGCACATCCGGGTGAACGCCCTGCTGCCCGGCTTCACCGACACCGAAGAGGTCACCGAGCGCTACCGCCTCGACGACCCCGAGCGGCTGGCCGCCGTCCTGGACACCATCCCCGGCCGCCGGCTCGGCACGGCCGACGACATGGCCGACGCCCTCGAATTCCTGGTGACCGCGCGCAGCGGCTATGTCACCGGACAGCAACTCGTCGTCGACGGCGGGCACTTCATGGGCTGA
- a CDS encoding phytanoyl-CoA dioxygenase family protein, giving the protein MRLTQQQADQYHEQGFLLLESLLDPQEVETLRAAFVRDAKVPGPQVVTEDGGTEVRAVYSSHQRQPEYAGLIRDPRILEPVRQLLTDDVYIYQFKINAKPAFGGDKWAWHQDFLAWRLADHLPAPRQVNIGVFLDDVTEFNGPVIFLPGSHRDGLVHEGRAAAARSEQHLDPDDISLSPQQLAELVDRHGMTSPKGPAGSVVLFSPEIVHGSSPNMSPFARRLLIATYNDTANLPRPHGEPRPEHVVCRDTEPLRPLAAPFSQSLSAVTA; this is encoded by the coding sequence ATGCGACTGACCCAGCAACAGGCCGACCAGTACCACGAGCAGGGGTTCCTGCTGCTCGAATCCCTCCTCGACCCGCAGGAGGTGGAGACCCTCCGCGCCGCCTTCGTCCGCGATGCGAAGGTGCCAGGACCGCAGGTGGTGACCGAGGACGGCGGCACGGAGGTGCGCGCGGTCTACTCCTCGCACCAGCGGCAGCCCGAGTACGCCGGGCTGATCCGCGACCCGCGCATCCTGGAGCCCGTCCGGCAGCTGCTCACCGACGACGTCTACATCTACCAGTTCAAGATCAACGCGAAGCCGGCGTTCGGCGGCGACAAGTGGGCCTGGCACCAGGACTTTCTCGCCTGGCGGCTGGCCGACCACCTGCCCGCGCCGCGCCAGGTCAACATCGGTGTCTTCCTCGACGACGTCACCGAGTTCAACGGCCCGGTGATCTTCCTGCCCGGCTCGCACCGGGACGGCCTCGTCCACGAGGGCCGCGCGGCCGCCGCCCGGTCCGAGCAGCACCTCGACCCCGACGACATCTCGCTGTCCCCGCAGCAGCTCGCCGAGCTCGTCGACCGGCACGGGATGACCAGCCCCAAGGGCCCGGCCGGCTCCGTCGTGCTGTTCTCCCCGGAGATCGTGCACGGCTCGTCCCCCAATATGTCGCCGTTCGCCCGCCGGCTGCTGATCGCCACCTACAACGACACCGCCAACCTGCCGCGGCCCCATGGGGAACCCCGTCCGGAGCATGTGGTGTGCCGCGACACCGAGCCGCTGCGCCCGCTGGCGGCCCCGTTCTCCCAGAGCCTGAGCGCGGTGACGGCATGA
- a CDS encoding zinc-binding dehydrogenase, whose product MTGRTGRAVVLEEFGRPLRLREFPLPPAPAGGMVVACGYGGICGTDLHLQQGHLDIPVPLVLGHEGLGVIRELGDGLHQDATGAPLAAGDTVMWASSLACGVCPPCRLHREPTLCERRRTYGVNRALADGPELSGAWADHIVLQPGTTVIKVPDGTDPLAAMSLACAGPTVAHALYERRPVRLGETVVVQGSGPVGLAAAAFAQLAGAAKVVVVGGPAGRLERAAAAGIGDVHLNIADAADPGKILREVRAATGGDGADLVIECAGVPAAVGQGLTLARRGGSYLIIGQYTDAGDTLINPHQIVHRQLDVVGSWAFTGAHLVEYVRLLPALTARFDLASLVTPFPLERHADALTAVADGSVMKAVLTS is encoded by the coding sequence ATGACCGGGCGCACCGGACGCGCCGTCGTCCTGGAGGAGTTCGGCCGGCCGCTGCGGCTGCGGGAGTTCCCGCTGCCCCCGGCCCCCGCCGGCGGGATGGTCGTGGCCTGCGGCTACGGCGGCATCTGCGGCACCGATCTGCACCTTCAGCAGGGCCATCTGGACATCCCCGTCCCGCTGGTCCTCGGGCACGAAGGGCTCGGTGTCATACGGGAGTTGGGGGACGGCCTCCACCAGGACGCCACCGGGGCGCCGCTCGCGGCCGGCGACACGGTGATGTGGGCCTCCTCCCTCGCCTGCGGGGTCTGCCCGCCCTGCCGGCTGCACCGCGAACCGACCCTGTGCGAGCGGCGCCGCACCTACGGCGTCAACCGCGCCCTCGCCGACGGGCCGGAACTCTCCGGGGCCTGGGCCGACCACATCGTGCTGCAACCCGGCACCACCGTGATCAAGGTCCCCGACGGCACCGACCCGCTCGCCGCCATGTCGCTGGCCTGCGCCGGTCCCACCGTGGCGCACGCGCTGTACGAGCGGCGGCCGGTGCGGCTCGGGGAAACCGTCGTGGTGCAGGGCAGCGGCCCGGTCGGGCTGGCGGCCGCCGCGTTCGCGCAGCTGGCCGGGGCCGCCAAGGTGGTGGTCGTCGGCGGCCCGGCCGGGCGGCTGGAGCGGGCCGCGGCAGCCGGCATCGGTGACGTCCACCTGAACATCGCCGACGCCGCCGACCCCGGGAAGATCCTGCGCGAGGTACGGGCCGCCACCGGCGGGGACGGCGCCGACCTGGTGATCGAGTGCGCCGGGGTGCCGGCCGCCGTCGGACAGGGCCTCACCCTGGCCCGCCGGGGCGGCAGCTACCTGATCATCGGCCAGTACACGGACGCCGGGGACACCCTGATCAACCCGCACCAGATCGTCCACCGGCAGCTCGACGTGGTCGGCTCCTGGGCCTTCACCGGCGCCCATCTCGTCGAGTACGTCCGGCTGTTGCCGGCCCTCACCGCCCGGTTCGACCTGGCGAGCCTGGTGACGCCGTTCCCGCTGGAGCGGCACGCCGACGCGCTCACCGCGGTGGCCGACGGATCGGTGATGAAGGCGGTGCTCACGTCCTGA